A single window of Nicotiana sylvestris chromosome 5, ASM39365v2, whole genome shotgun sequence DNA harbors:
- the LOC138891094 gene encoding protein SLOW WALKER 2-like: MVLVSHAHPSVATMARTLLSGATIVYNGNPLNDLSLNAFLDKFMEKKPKQSTWHGASQIEPAKKLDMQGQLIGSEILSLAETDVPPEDLVFHKFYVNKMKLSKKPKKKKKKTSEDEAAEEFLTADGSDVEDEIDEEAADESENEEIDSMLESGGIPLEANGEYDYSDLDEVANEDDDELLGDNSDDEMNALLEHDGADINSGQ, encoded by the exons ATGGTACTGGTATCGCATGCGCACCCATCAGTTGCTACCATGGCTAGAACCCTTCTTTCAGGAGCAACCATTGTGTATAATGGTAACCCCCTGAATGATCTTTCGCTGAATGCCTTCCTCGACAAGTTCATGGAAAAGAAACCAAAACAAAGCACTTGGCATGGTGCCTCCCAGATTGAACCAGCTAAGAAG CTTGACATGCAAGGGCAGTTGATTGGGTCAGAAATTCTCTCCTTGGCTGAAACAGATGTACCCCCTGAGGATCTCGTCTTCCACAAATTCTACGTAAATAAGATGAAGTTGTCGAAGAAgcctaagaagaaaaagaagaagacgtCAGAGGATGAGGCTGCTGAGGAGTTTTTGACTGCGGATGGTAGCGATGTCGAAGATGAGATTGATGAAGAGGCTGCTGATGAGAGTGAAAATGAGGAAATCGACAGCATGTTAGAGTCCGGTGGGATTCCCTTGGAAGCCAACGGTGAATATGATTACAGTGATTTGGACGAGGTTGCTAACGAAGATGATGACGAGTTGCTTGGTGATAACAGCGATGATGAGATGAATGCTCTTCTGGAACATGATGGAGCTGACATTAATTCCGGGCAGTGA